The following is a genomic window from Vitis vinifera cultivar Pinot Noir 40024 chromosome 6, ASM3070453v1.
TATCATCATTCCTTTGAATCAAGTTTGATTGATAAAACATTATGATGAGGCACCATTCATATTTCTGCTAAATTATTGTCATATGATTGTTTTGGTAAACAATTAGTTTGGTATTGAAGCAGGATGATTTAGGGCGCACCACTCCTGTCTCTGGACACCCTTCTCGTCCAGCAAGCCGCAATGCTTTTGATGAAAATGCTGAACCCTTGGGCTCTGTTGAAGCGGAGTTGGGTCATTTACGCCGTGAATTGAAATCTGCTGATGTTTTACGATCCGGTGCAAGTGTTCAGGGCTCATCAACGGTCCAAAATATTGGTGCACCTACTTCATATACTTATGCCTCTGTGTTGGGTGGTTCCTTATCAAGAAGCACTACTCCTGATCCCCAACTCATTGCTAGGGCTCCTAGCCCCTGTCTTACACCCATTGGAGGAGGGAGAACTGCCATTTCTGAAAAGAGAGGAATTAATGGTTCTAGCTCTTTTAATAGTGTCCCTCCTAGCATGAATGAATCTGCAGATCTGGTGGCTGCTTTGTCTGGTATGGATCTGTCAACAAATGGCGTGATTGATGAAGAAAATCATTTGCCATCACAGATTGAACAGGATGTTGAGAATCATCAAAGCTATCTCTTCAATCTACAAGGTGGTCAGAGCAATATTAAGCAACATTCATACCTGAAGAAATCTGAATCTGGGCATTTACAAATTCCTTCTGCTCCTCAGTCAGGAAAGGCATCATATTCTGATTCAGTTAAGAGCAATGGTGTTGGTTCAGAGCTGAACAACTCCTTGATGGCTGATAGGCAAGCTGAATTACACAAATCTTCTGTTCCCTCCGGTAATTCGTACTTGAAAGGATCATCTATGTCTAGTCATAACGGTGGAGGTGGCTTGCCTTCTCATTATCAGCAGTTTGTAGATAGCACAAATTCATCAATTCCTAACTATGGTTTGGGTGCATATTCCATGAATCCAGCTTTGGCTTCCATGATGGCAAGCCAGCTTGGTGCGGCTAATTTGCCACCATTATTTGAAAATGTCGCTGCAGCATCAGCTATGGGAGTCCCTGGGATTGATTCAAGAGTTTTGGGAGCAGGCTTGGCTTCTGGGCCAAATATAGGGGCTGCTACATCAGAGTCACAGAATCTCAATAGAATTGGGAATCACATGGCAGGGAATGCTCTTCAAGCACCTTTTGTGGATCCAATGTATCTTCAATATTTGAGGACGGCTGAATATGCTGCAGCACAAGTTGCTGCTCTTAATGATCCCTCTGTAGATAGGAACTACTTAGGTAATTCGTATGTTGATTTACTTGGACTCCAGAAAGCTTATCTGGGAGCTCTGCTTTCTCCTCAGAAATCACAGTATGGTGTTCCCTTGGGCAGTAAATCTAGTGGTTCTAATCATCATGGTTACTATGGTAACCCGGCATTTGGTGTTGGCATGTCATACCCTGGAAGTCCCCTAGCAAGTCCTGTTATTCCAAATTCTCCCATTGGACCAGGAAGTCCTATCAGACACAATGATCTCAATATGCGATATCCATCTGGGATGAGAAACTTAGCTGGGGGAGTCATGGCACCCTGGCACTTGGATGCTGGTTGCAACATGGATGAAGGCTTTGCCTCCTCACTACTTGAAGAGTTCAAGAGTAACAAAACCAAATGTTTTGAGCTTTCAGAAATTGCTGGTCATGTTGTTGAGTTTAGGTATATGTTGCTCATAGAGATTTTTGTGCTACGTTATTCTAATAGTATCCTGCAATTGATATGTGATTAACATCTTCTATGAGCAGTGCGGACCAGTATGGAAGCCGATTCATTCAACAAAAACTTGAAACGGCCACAACAGAAGAGAAAAACATGGTTTACCAGGAAATCATTCCCCAAGCTCTCTCTTTGATGACAGATGTGTTTGGTAACTATGTTATACAAAAGGTATGAAATTCTCTTTTCGTTGCATGATTCTTGCATGCGCGCTATATGTGTGTGTATCTGcacacattattattattattattatataattttaaatggtTTTACATTTGCAACTGTTtctaattttcagttttttgaGCATGGACTAGTATCCCAGAGAAGAGAACTGGCTGGCAAGCTTTATGGTCATGTACTGACACTTAGCCTTCAAATGTATGGTTGTCGAGTGATCCAAAAGGTACCATTAGTTTTGCCACTAAACCTCAACTTGACTTTTGCTGTGTGATATTGTGTGTTGTTCACATAAAGGTCTCTCTATCTTTCATTATCTGCAGTTGTAGCACCAGTCATTCGCCTTGATTGTCATTTGATTTACAGATGGCTCATTAATGCTGTTAGTATGGTAGGAATGATAATGCTATCATATTAAGCTTCTCTACAATAGAGTGAACTTTCTGGATATCTTAAGAACATTATTCTCCAAAAACATAGAATAGTTCTTAGATTGCTCAATCAAAATcaggaattttgaattttgcatCTAGGAAAAGATGTACAGCAAGTACACTTCCCTCGGCCCACCCGGACCTGGCCCGTCCCTTTGGGCCTGGGTTAGGGAAGGCCCATTCCTCAGCCTCTCTGGGAAACACTTATATACCCCTTGGCCCAGCTTCTCCCAGTGACTTAGGGCTTGGAACCCCTACCTGCTCCCTGCGCCGGAGGAGAGGATCCCCCCCTGAGAGCCCCCAGTTGGAAGCGCCGTCCCATTTGGAAGTAACGTCGGCAAATGACCTCCCTCCCACTGTCGAAGGCCGCAATCCTCAAGGTATGCTCTTGCCCCCTCCACCCCCCTTGAGTGGGATgctttcttctccttcttctacTCCATTCTTGGTTACGGGATCCGAGAGGGAAAGGGGATGCTCTGGACAGACGGACCCGACGTCAAGAGAGACTGAAGAGACGCCGATTCCTCTGTCCTTGATGCTTAGAGATGGGTCGATAATGGTCCTGAGGCCCGACCCCCCAAACTTTGCGGCGAAGCAGAAGGACCACACAGCTATCTCCCCGCGCGAAGAAGTATGGTCAGAGGAGGAGATTTCCAATCTCTTCCATTTTAGCAAAGTCTTGGGAATGCCTGTCGAAGGACACGAGGTTGAAATTCTGAATTTACTTGAGAAATTGAAGCTGAGGACGGGAAATAGTACCCTTTGCAAGCGacgaaagaagaaaaaatcttgCACCACCCGTTTCGAAAGAGAGTTAAAAAGGTTGGAATGCTCTGTTAGTTACGGGGAGACTTCAGGGATAGCTAAAAAGTCCGGCCACAATTCCTGGGATTTGGTTCCAGTTGActaatgagaattaaaattctCTGTTGGAATGTTCGCGCGGGCTTAATGACTCAGAGAAAAGAAAGTTGATCAAGGGCGTGGTAAGGAACCAAAAACCAGATTTGGTTTGCCTCTTGGAGACGAAGGTGAAAGAGATGTCTCAGCAAATGGTCAACAGTGTGGGTATTGGAAGATTTCTTAATTGGGCTTCTGTGGATGCTAGGGGTGCGGCAGGATGTCTATCCGTTTCAGAAACTGTGTCGATGGTTTCACTTGGATTTTTTGTGGGGTATATGGGCCGGTGATTAGCAGTGAAAAGGAGGATTTTTGGGAGGAACTTAGTGCCATCCGTGGTCTCTGGGAGGACCCCTGGTGCTTGAGGGGACTTCAATGCTGTTAGATTCCCAGAGGAAAGAAGGAACTCCCTTAGGCTCACAACTGAAATGAGAAGATTCTCAGAGGTTATAAGGGAACTGGGGCTAAAGGACCTCCCTCTGGCTGGAGGCCCTTTCACTTGGATAGGGGGTTTGAACTTTCAAGCTGCCTCTAGATTGGACCGTTTTCTGTTTTCGGACCAGTGGGAAGACCATTTCTCCGCCATCACCCAAGCTGCTCTCCCTCGTTTGATTTCTGACCATAGTCCTATAGTCCTTCAAGCTGGAGGATTCTCCTCAGGCAAAAGCCCTTTccgttttgaaaatatgtggctaaaAATTGATGGTTTCCAAGACCTAGTCCGAAGCTGGTGGAATGGGTATTCTGTTGAAGGTTATAGTAGCCACTGCATTGCCGAGAAGCTCAAAGCGCTCAAGAAGGACTTGAAGAACTGGAACAAGGAGGTGATAGGCAATGTCTCTCTCAATAGAGCAGAAGCCTTCTCTCGCCTGCAGCGATGGAAGACCAGGGAG
Proteins encoded in this region:
- the LOC100243338 gene encoding pumilio homolog 2 isoform X1; protein product: MLSELGRRPMLKNGDGSFGDDLEKDIGLLLREQRRQEADDYEKELNLYRSGSAPPTVEGSMNAVGGLFGGGAAFPGFPDDGNGNGFASEEELRSDPAYLSYYYSNVNLNPRLPPPLLSKEDWRFAQRLKGGSSGLGGIGDRRKMNRNDSGSVGRSMYSMPPGFNSRKEETEADSEKLCGSAEWGGDGLIGLSGLGLGSKQKSLAEIFQQDDLGRTTPVSGHPSRPASRNAFDENAEPLGSVEAELGHLRRELKSADVLRSGASVQGSSTVQNIGAPTSYTYASVLGGSLSRSTTPDPQLIARAPSPCLTPIGGGRTAISEKRGINGSSSFNSVPPSMNESADLVAALSGMDLSTNGVIDEENHLPSQIEQDVENHQSYLFNLQGGQSNIKQHSYLKKSESGHLQIPSAPQSGKASYSDSVKSNGVGSELNNSLMADRQAELHKSSVPSGNSYLKGSSMSSHNGGGGLPSHYQQFVDSTNSSIPNYGLGAYSMNPALASMMASQLGAANLPPLFENVAAASAMGVPGIDSRVLGAGLASGPNIGAATSESQNLNRIGNHMAGNALQAPFVDPMYLQYLRTAEYAAAQVAALNDPSVDRNYLGNSYVDLLGLQKAYLGALLSPQKSQYGVPLGSKSSGSNHHGYYGNPAFGVGMSYPGSPLASPVIPNSPIGPGSPIRHNDLNMRYPSGMRNLAGGVMAPWHLDAGCNMDEGFASSLLEEFKSNKTKCFELSEIAGHVVEFSADQYGSRFIQQKLETATTEEKNMVYQEIIPQALSLMTDVFGNYVIQKFFEHGLVSQRRELAGKLYGHVLTLSLQMYGCRVIQKAIEVVDPDQKIKMVEELDGHIMRCVRDQNGNHVIQKCIECVPEDAIQFIISTFFDQVVTLSTHPYGCRVIQRVLEHCRDPKTQSKVMDEILGSVSMLAQDQYGNYVVQHVLEHGQPHERSAIIKELAGKIVQMSQQKFASNVVEKCLTFGGPAERQILVNEMLGTTDENEPLQAMMKDQFANYVVQKVLETCDDQQRELILSRIKVHLNALKKYTYGKHIVARVEKLVAAGERRIAIQSPHPA
- the LOC100243338 gene encoding pumilio homolog 2 isoform X2; the encoded protein is MLSELGRRPMLKNGDGSFGDDLEKDIGLLLREQRRQEADDYEKELNLYRSGSAPPTVEGSMNAVGGLFGGGAAFPGFPDDGNGNGFASEEELRSDPAYLSYYYSNVNLNPRLPPPLLSKEDWRFAQRLKGGSSGLGGIGDRRKMNRNDSGSVGRSMYSMPPGFNSRKEETEADSEKLCGSAEWGGDGLIGLSGLGLGSKQKSLAEIFQDDLGRTTPVSGHPSRPASRNAFDENAEPLGSVEAELGHLRRELKSADVLRSGASVQGSSTVQNIGAPTSYTYASVLGGSLSRSTTPDPQLIARAPSPCLTPIGGGRTAISEKRGINGSSSFNSVPPSMNESADLVAALSGMDLSTNGVIDEENHLPSQIEQDVENHQSYLFNLQGGQSNIKQHSYLKKSESGHLQIPSAPQSGKASYSDSVKSNGVGSELNNSLMADRQAELHKSSVPSGNSYLKGSSMSSHNGGGGLPSHYQQFVDSTNSSIPNYGLGAYSMNPALASMMASQLGAANLPPLFENVAAASAMGVPGIDSRVLGAGLASGPNIGAATSESQNLNRIGNHMAGNALQAPFVDPMYLQYLRTAEYAAAQVAALNDPSVDRNYLGNSYVDLLGLQKAYLGALLSPQKSQYGVPLGSKSSGSNHHGYYGNPAFGVGMSYPGSPLASPVIPNSPIGPGSPIRHNDLNMRYPSGMRNLAGGVMAPWHLDAGCNMDEGFASSLLEEFKSNKTKCFELSEIAGHVVEFSADQYGSRFIQQKLETATTEEKNMVYQEIIPQALSLMTDVFGNYVIQKFFEHGLVSQRRELAGKLYGHVLTLSLQMYGCRVIQKAIEVVDPDQKIKMVEELDGHIMRCVRDQNGNHVIQKCIECVPEDAIQFIISTFFDQVVTLSTHPYGCRVIQRVLEHCRDPKTQSKVMDEILGSVSMLAQDQYGNYVVQHVLEHGQPHERSAIIKELAGKIVQMSQQKFASNVVEKCLTFGGPAERQILVNEMLGTTDENEPLQAMMKDQFANYVVQKVLETCDDQQRELILSRIKVHLNALKKYTYGKHIVARVEKLVAAGERRIAIQSPHPA